From a single Natronorubrum tibetense GA33 genomic region:
- the tmcA gene encoding tRNA(Met) cytidine acetyltransferase TmcA → MDADIVGLAESLFDEATGTNERRLLVLSGEREEGYDALESILDALPVAITATTLVGPDDRLRCEYLPQANASDLLGTTRDVVALDAHEGLRPNALGKVIGAVDGGGLLVLLTPPLEGWPDRSGEFDESLAVPPFSLADVTGRFRGRLVETLRAHRGIGIVDLDAEQIVDDGLTNPAPRPSREQEPSLEAPTNTRFPAETYEACLTGDQANAVAAFESLLEGTEATGATDETEATKRTQPGAVVLEADRGRGKSSAAGLAAGAMAAAGLDVLVTAPQSRNAAELFDRAGELCEALPDVDATVDPARRLETAVGGRVRFLEPTDAVAQLEDADVVIVDEAAALPVSMLESLLEADNVAFATTIHGYEGAGRGFSVRFRDRLAGSDHEVAERTLLEPIRYAAGDPVEVWAFRALLLDARPPVESLVEDATPDSVDYRRLEPDDLLADEHLLREAFGLLVLAHYRTEPNDLARVLDAPNLEARALVHGDGDGTESQGDGSRNGRVVSVALLAREGNLSPETRTMMYEGDRVRGNMLPDVLTSQLRDESAGEPAGLRVIRIATHHAVRSRGLGSRLLECIREEFSSETPRVSDGERDRRPREGIDWLGTGFGATPGLLEFWRENGYRTVHVSTTRNDASGEYSALMLAPTTEPGADLHDRHADWFARRFAALCTDALSDLDPDVARALLRSVDDAAAPRLELSDHDWRVVAGAAYGPGLFDVDPEPFRRLIIRYFVENPVEIDLTEREERLLVLRALQARGVSAVAERLGYHSTGQCMRALGDALRPLVDRYGGDAALEERGRFADG, encoded by the coding sequence ATGGACGCGGACATCGTCGGACTCGCCGAATCGCTGTTCGACGAAGCGACGGGAACGAACGAGCGACGGCTGCTGGTCCTCTCTGGCGAACGGGAAGAGGGATACGACGCCCTCGAGTCGATCCTCGACGCCCTCCCGGTCGCGATCACCGCCACGACGCTCGTCGGTCCCGACGACCGCCTTCGCTGTGAATACCTCCCGCAGGCCAACGCGAGCGACCTCCTCGGAACGACTCGAGACGTCGTCGCGCTCGATGCCCACGAGGGACTCCGACCGAACGCGCTCGGCAAAGTCATCGGTGCGGTCGACGGGGGCGGCCTGCTGGTCCTGCTGACGCCACCGCTCGAGGGCTGGCCCGACCGAAGCGGCGAGTTCGACGAGTCACTCGCGGTGCCACCGTTCTCCCTCGCGGACGTTACCGGGCGATTCAGAGGGCGACTCGTCGAAACCCTTCGCGCACATCGCGGAATCGGAATCGTCGACCTCGATGCCGAGCAAATCGTCGACGACGGATTGACGAATCCGGCACCGCGCCCGAGCCGCGAGCAGGAACCGTCGCTCGAGGCACCGACGAACACGCGGTTCCCCGCCGAAACCTACGAGGCCTGTCTCACCGGCGACCAGGCCAACGCGGTTGCCGCGTTCGAGTCACTGCTGGAGGGAACCGAAGCAACTGGCGCGACCGACGAGACCGAAGCGACCAAACGCACCCAGCCAGGAGCCGTCGTCCTCGAGGCCGACCGCGGCCGCGGCAAGTCGAGTGCCGCAGGACTGGCCGCGGGAGCCATGGCTGCGGCGGGACTGGACGTCCTCGTCACCGCACCCCAATCGCGGAACGCGGCCGAACTATTCGATCGCGCGGGGGAACTCTGCGAGGCGCTCCCGGACGTCGACGCCACGGTCGACCCTGCTCGCCGGCTCGAGACCGCTGTCGGCGGCCGTGTCCGGTTTCTCGAGCCGACCGACGCCGTGGCCCAACTCGAGGACGCGGACGTCGTCATCGTCGACGAGGCCGCCGCGCTCCCGGTCTCGATGCTCGAGTCGCTACTCGAAGCCGACAACGTCGCGTTCGCGACGACGATTCACGGCTACGAGGGGGCCGGCCGCGGCTTTTCGGTCCGGTTCCGGGATCGACTGGCCGGGAGCGATCACGAGGTGGCCGAGCGAACGCTTCTCGAGCCGATCCGGTACGCCGCGGGCGACCCCGTCGAGGTCTGGGCGTTTCGCGCGCTGCTCCTCGACGCCCGGCCGCCGGTCGAGTCGCTGGTCGAGGACGCGACACCAGACTCGGTCGACTACCGACGACTCGAGCCGGACGACCTGCTCGCAGACGAACACCTGCTCCGGGAGGCGTTCGGCCTGCTAGTGCTCGCCCACTACCGCACCGAGCCCAACGACCTCGCGCGAGTGCTCGATGCACCAAACCTCGAGGCCCGCGCGCTGGTCCACGGTGACGGCGACGGCACCGAATCCCAGGGGGACGGGAGCCGGAACGGACGCGTCGTCAGCGTCGCCCTGCTGGCTCGCGAGGGGAACCTCTCGCCGGAAACGCGGACGATGATGTACGAGGGAGACCGCGTTCGCGGGAACATGCTCCCCGACGTGCTCACGAGCCAGTTGCGCGACGAGTCCGCGGGCGAACCCGCCGGCCTCCGCGTCATTCGCATCGCGACCCACCACGCGGTGCGCTCGCGCGGGCTGGGGTCGCGGCTGCTCGAGTGTATCCGCGAGGAGTTCTCGAGCGAGACGCCACGCGTCTCGGACGGCGAACGGGACCGACGGCCCCGCGAGGGGATCGACTGGCTCGGCACCGGGTTCGGCGCGACGCCCGGTTTGCTCGAGTTCTGGCGCGAGAACGGCTACCGAACGGTCCACGTTTCGACGACTCGCAACGACGCCAGCGGCGAGTACTCGGCGCTCATGCTCGCCCCGACGACCGAGCCGGGAGCCGACCTCCACGACCGCCACGCCGACTGGTTCGCCCGGCGGTTCGCAGCGCTCTGTACGGACGCGCTGTCGGATCTCGATCCCGACGTAGCCCGTGCACTCTTGCGGTCCGTCGACGACGCGGCAGCGCCGCGGCTCGAGCTATCCGACCACGACTGGCGGGTCGTCGCCGGCGCGGCCTACGGTCCCGGGCTGTTCGACGTCGATCCCGAGCCATTCCGTCGACTCATCATCCGCTACTTCGTCGAGAACCCGGTCGAAATCGACCTGACCGAACGCGAGGAACGACTGCTCGTGCTGCGCGCGCTCCAGGCTCGCGGCGTCTCGGCCGTCGCGGAGCGACTCGGGTACCACTCGACCGGCCAGTGCATGCGCGCGCTCGGCGACGCGCTCCGTCCGCTGGTCGATCGGTACGGTGGAGACGCGGCGCTCGAGGAGCGAGGTCGGTTCGCCGACGGGTGA
- a CDS encoding SDR family NAD(P)-dependent oxidoreductase, with amino-acid sequence MTQTRGAIIVGASSGIGEALARQLADEGYEIGLAARRTERMREIGNELPTKSYVATMDVTDTEDARAGFFELAEAMGSVDLVVLNAGVGPFNPKLDWEPERRTVDVNVRGFVALATAAMEYFETVGREDHASELDGHLVGISSVAAHFGGGGVQAYCASKAFVSTYLEGLRARQRDSDSNVSITTVEPGYVDTELSMGDFWECSPETAAKQIARAIRTEKNHVYVTRRWRLVAWVLALTPNWLLRRLL; translated from the coding sequence ATGACGCAGACACGCGGAGCGATCATCGTCGGCGCGTCGTCGGGGATCGGCGAAGCGCTCGCACGACAGCTTGCCGACGAGGGGTACGAGATCGGATTGGCCGCCCGTCGAACGGAGCGAATGCGAGAGATCGGAAACGAGTTACCGACCAAATCGTACGTCGCGACGATGGACGTCACCGACACCGAGGACGCTCGAGCGGGCTTTTTCGAACTCGCGGAGGCGATGGGATCGGTCGATCTGGTCGTGCTCAACGCCGGCGTCGGTCCGTTCAATCCGAAACTGGACTGGGAGCCCGAACGACGGACCGTCGACGTCAACGTCCGCGGGTTCGTCGCGCTCGCAACGGCCGCGATGGAGTACTTCGAAACCGTCGGTCGGGAGGACCACGCGAGCGAACTCGACGGTCATCTCGTCGGAATTTCGTCCGTTGCGGCCCACTTCGGCGGCGGCGGAGTCCAGGCCTACTGCGCGTCGAAGGCGTTCGTCTCGACCTACCTCGAGGGACTCCGGGCCCGCCAGCGCGACTCGGACTCGAACGTCTCGATTACGACCGTCGAACCCGGCTACGTCGACACCGAGCTCTCGATGGGCGACTTCTGGGAGTGTTCGCCCGAAACCGCCGCGAAACAGATCGCTCGAGCGATTCGGACGGAGAAAAATCACGTCTACGTCACGCGGCGCTGGCGCCTCGTCGCGTGGGTCCTCGCTCTGACCCCCAACTGGCTGCTTCGCCGGCTGTTGTAG
- a CDS encoding DUF456 domain-containing protein, which yields MVDAITILAVALLVGGIVGTLVPLVPGGLLSLSGIYLYWWHSGFAEPGTITLAVLTVLGLLTLFAEFFAGSLAARVGGASWATTSIAAVVAITLLLVVGPIGLLVGLFGTVFLLEYFRRGDAAHSTRSALFATVGTLASTAIQALLTATILFVFVLAVFAF from the coding sequence ATGGTCGATGCGATCACGATCCTCGCAGTCGCGTTGCTCGTCGGCGGTATCGTCGGGACCCTCGTCCCGCTCGTTCCCGGCGGACTGCTCTCGCTGTCGGGGATCTACCTCTACTGGTGGCACTCCGGCTTCGCAGAACCCGGAACGATCACACTCGCCGTGCTCACGGTTCTGGGGTTACTGACGCTCTTCGCCGAGTTCTTCGCCGGCTCGCTCGCGGCTCGAGTCGGCGGCGCGTCGTGGGCGACGACCTCCATCGCTGCCGTGGTCGCCATCACGCTGCTTCTGGTCGTCGGCCCCATCGGACTGCTCGTCGGCCTGTTCGGGACGGTCTTTCTCCTCGAGTACTTTCGACGCGGCGACGCCGCCCACAGCACCCGGTCCGCGCTCTTTGCGACCGTCGGCACCCTCGCGTCGACGGCGATCCAGGCGCTGCTGACGGCAACGATCCTGTTCGTCTTCGTCCTCGCCGTTTTCGCGTTCTGA
- a CDS encoding carboxypeptidase regulatory-like domain-containing protein: protein MHPNRRTVIQRSSLVTAGLLATAGTTNVAGATSQSEETGRVEGRLTYGGLPVEDITVTFDGQHDTDSTSNGSYEQGLEPGTYTLAVDTDGYVAESAEITVGAGETVTADFDLRREWGPGEGELEVAVIEESGGSTIDSRVTIYGNGEEHSAIAPGGRVPDNDRWRRGFVVSEGWWEIRASDADGYGDGYDEVYVEADESVRSLVELPDDERTIHPDGWVSGTVADEAGEPIPNAMVRFRSYRSTMIERTSEAGEFTVEIPHGQYTLDVSEAGYERLETDVAVRFGRMTDQDVTLEAE, encoded by the coding sequence ATGCACCCCAATCGGCGAACCGTCATTCAGCGCTCGAGTCTCGTCACCGCAGGGCTTCTCGCCACTGCCGGCACCACGAACGTCGCCGGAGCCACGTCCCAGTCCGAGGAGACGGGACGGGTTGAGGGTCGGCTCACGTACGGGGGACTCCCCGTCGAGGATATCACGGTCACGTTCGACGGCCAACACGACACCGACAGTACGAGCAACGGCTCGTACGAGCAGGGGCTCGAGCCCGGCACGTACACGCTCGCAGTGGATACCGACGGCTACGTCGCGGAATCGGCGGAGATCACCGTCGGAGCCGGCGAGACCGTCACCGCCGATTTCGACCTCCGACGCGAATGGGGTCCGGGCGAGGGCGAACTCGAGGTCGCCGTTATCGAAGAGAGCGGGGGCTCGACGATCGACTCTCGAGTGACCATCTACGGGAACGGCGAGGAACACAGCGCCATTGCGCCGGGCGGCCGGGTCCCGGACAACGATCGCTGGCGACGCGGCTTCGTCGTCTCCGAGGGCTGGTGGGAGATTCGCGCCTCGGACGCTGACGGCTACGGCGACGGCTACGACGAGGTGTACGTCGAGGCCGACGAGAGCGTTCGGTCGCTGGTCGAACTTCCCGACGACGAGCGGACGATCCACCCCGACGGGTGGGTCTCGGGCACGGTCGCCGACGAGGCGGGCGAACCGATTCCGAATGCGATGGTTCGATTCAGGAGCTACCGATCGACGATGATCGAGCGGACGTCCGAGGCTGGCGAGTTCACCGTCGAAATCCCCCACGGACAGTACACGCTGGACGTCTCGGAAGCGGGCTACGAGCGTCTCGAGACGGACGTCGCCGTTCGATTCGGCCGCATGACGGACCAGGACGTGACGCTCGAGGCGGAGTAG
- a CDS encoding glutamate--tRNA ligase — protein sequence MDDELRERVEREAEKHALLNAVKHESDADVGAIMGPLMGDNPDFRPHGDEIPGIAGGVIGRVNDLSNEEKRERLEELAPEELAEIEAEDEEDEHDLPDLSNADDHDEIRMRVAPNPNGPWHVGHARMPAVIGSYKDRYDGWFCVRFDDTDPETKRPDLEAYDAILEDLDYLGFEPDAIYRASNRLETYYEHARELIELGGAYTCSCSGEEFSELKNSGEPCPHRDKDVDTVLEEFEAMVDGEYESGEMVLRVKTDIEHKNPALRDWVAFRMIDTPHPREEASDYRCWPMLDFQSGVDDHLLEVTHIIRGIDLQDSAKRQQFVYDYFDWEYPEVLHWGHVQIDAYDVKMSTSTIAELIEEGELDGWDDPRAPTLKSLRRRGIRGEAIVESMTGLGTSTSDVDLAMSTIYANNRDLIDEETDRRFFVREGTQVPLGGSPPDEANPPLHPNHEERGVREVPVGASVMLEEDDLPQREERIWLKGLGCFQFTRDVLQYTGEDIDVVREGDVDVVHWVPADESVAVRMRTPDGDVRGHAEPGVADLDADELVQFERVGFSRIDRHDEDETVVYYTHD from the coding sequence ATGGACGACGAGCTACGAGAGCGTGTCGAGCGTGAGGCGGAGAAACACGCGCTGTTGAACGCGGTCAAACACGAGAGCGACGCCGACGTTGGCGCGATCATGGGTCCGCTGATGGGCGATAATCCCGACTTCCGACCCCACGGAGACGAAATTCCGGGCATTGCCGGCGGCGTCATCGGTCGGGTCAACGACCTTTCCAACGAGGAAAAACGCGAGCGGCTTGAGGAACTCGCCCCCGAGGAACTCGCGGAGATCGAAGCCGAAGATGAGGAGGACGAACACGATCTCCCCGACCTCTCGAACGCAGACGATCACGACGAGATTCGGATGCGCGTCGCACCGAACCCCAACGGGCCGTGGCACGTCGGTCACGCACGGATGCCGGCCGTTATCGGCAGCTACAAGGATCGATACGACGGCTGGTTCTGCGTCCGCTTTGACGACACCGACCCCGAGACGAAACGCCCCGATCTCGAGGCCTACGACGCGATCCTCGAGGACCTGGACTATCTCGGCTTCGAACCCGACGCGATCTACCGGGCGAGCAATCGCCTCGAGACCTACTACGAGCACGCCCGTGAGTTGATCGAACTGGGCGGGGCCTACACCTGCTCCTGTTCGGGCGAGGAGTTCTCAGAGCTGAAGAACAGCGGCGAGCCGTGTCCACACCGCGACAAGGACGTCGACACCGTCCTCGAGGAGTTCGAGGCCATGGTCGACGGCGAGTACGAGAGCGGCGAGATGGTCCTTCGCGTCAAGACGGACATCGAGCACAAGAACCCCGCGCTGCGCGACTGGGTTGCGTTCCGGATGATCGACACGCCACACCCGCGCGAGGAGGCCAGCGACTACCGCTGCTGGCCCATGCTCGACTTCCAATCGGGGGTCGACGACCATCTGCTCGAGGTCACCCACATCATTCGCGGCATCGACCTGCAGGACTCCGCCAAACGCCAACAGTTCGTTTACGACTACTTCGACTGGGAGTACCCGGAAGTCCTCCACTGGGGGCACGTCCAGATCGACGCCTACGACGTCAAGATGAGCACCTCGACGATCGCGGAACTGATCGAGGAAGGCGAACTCGACGGCTGGGACGACCCGCGCGCCCCGACGCTCAAGAGCCTCCGACGCCGCGGGATTCGCGGCGAAGCCATCGTCGAGTCGATGACCGGTCTCGGCACCTCGACCAGCGACGTCGACCTGGCGATGAGCACGATCTATGCGAACAACCGAGACCTGATCGACGAGGAGACGGACCGGCGCTTTTTCGTCCGCGAGGGCACTCAGGTCCCGCTGGGTGGCAGCCCGCCGGACGAGGCGAATCCGCCGCTCCATCCCAACCACGAGGAGCGCGGCGTCCGCGAGGTCCCCGTCGGCGCGTCCGTGATGCTCGAGGAGGACGATCTTCCCCAGCGCGAAGAGCGCATCTGGCTCAAGGGACTGGGCTGTTTCCAGTTCACGCGGGACGTGCTCCAGTACACGGGCGAGGACATCGATGTCGTCCGCGAGGGTGACGTCGACGTCGTCCACTGGGTGCCGGCGGACGAGAGCGTCGCCGTCCGTATGCGAACGCCCGACGGCGATGTCCGGGGCCACGCCGAACCCGGTGTCGCTGACCTCGATGCTGACGAACTCGTGCAGTTCGAACGGGTCGGCTTCTCGAGAATAGACCGTCACGACGAGGACGAGACCGTCGTCTACTACACGCACGACTAA
- a CDS encoding Cdc6/Cdc18 family protein, producing the protein MSGSESFFDNQNHIFANKDLLRISHLVDGDRIIGRQDELNSLAQALKDAVQGQTPNHVLIYGKTGTGKSLCSKYITKDLRSSAAENDVSIGVAYIDCLQHTTETQAVRTIARELNDESITGVTIPASGLSTGEYYRRLWNVLDSRFDVGIIILDEVDKLGDDNILMQLSRAVESGKLEDSTLGIIGISNKIRYKEELNERVKSSLSERDYVFPPYDANQLRAILESRKDAFQDGVLEDSVIPRVAALAAKEHGDARKAIDILRYAGEIADENGLETVTEDHVNQAHTREEQNRLAELISKQPPHSKLLLQALAFRTQQAPEDDPAVPTSNIYSTYEVLCQQEGADPLRIRRVRELLSELAFLSIIEQTRKGRGHGKGAHTIHELVDDPELVLKACKSV; encoded by the coding sequence ATGTCAGGATCTGAGTCCTTCTTCGACAACCAAAATCATATCTTTGCGAACAAGGACTTGCTGCGGATCTCCCACCTCGTCGACGGTGACCGAATCATCGGTCGACAGGACGAACTCAACAGCCTCGCACAGGCGCTCAAAGACGCCGTACAGGGTCAGACGCCGAATCATGTCCTGATCTACGGTAAGACGGGCACGGGCAAATCGCTCTGCTCGAAGTACATCACGAAGGATCTTCGCTCGAGCGCTGCGGAAAACGACGTCTCGATCGGTGTCGCCTACATCGACTGTCTCCAGCACACGACGGAAACCCAGGCCGTTCGCACGATCGCTCGCGAGCTCAACGACGAATCCATAACGGGGGTCACGATTCCCGCGTCGGGTCTGAGTACGGGCGAGTACTATCGGCGACTCTGGAACGTCCTCGACAGTCGGTTCGACGTGGGAATCATCATTCTCGACGAAGTGGACAAACTCGGCGACGACAACATCCTGATGCAGCTCTCTCGAGCCGTCGAATCCGGAAAACTCGAGGATAGCACGCTCGGAATCATCGGGATTAGTAACAAGATCCGGTACAAGGAAGAGCTGAACGAGCGCGTCAAATCCAGCCTGAGCGAGCGGGACTACGTCTTTCCGCCCTACGATGCGAACCAGCTCCGGGCGATTCTCGAGTCACGCAAAGACGCGTTTCAGGACGGCGTGCTCGAGGATTCGGTGATCCCGAGAGTTGCGGCGCTGGCCGCGAAAGAACACGGCGACGCGCGAAAGGCGATCGACATTCTCCGGTACGCCGGCGAGATCGCCGACGAGAACGGCCTAGAAACTGTCACCGAAGATCACGTCAACCAGGCTCACACTCGAGAGGAACAGAATCGGCTGGCAGAACTCATCTCGAAGCAGCCACCACATTCGAAACTGCTCCTGCAGGCGCTCGCATTTCGGACCCAACAGGCTCCAGAGGACGACCCAGCGGTCCCAACGTCGAACATTTATTCGACCTACGAAGTGCTCTGCCAACAGGAAGGTGCGGATCCGCTTCGGATCCGGCGGGTTCGCGAGTTGCTTAGCGAACTGGCATTTCTCTCGATTATCGAGCAGACGCGGAAGGGACGTGGCCACGGCAAAGGCGCACACACGATCCACGAACTCGTCGACGATCCGGAACTGGTTCTCAAAGCCTGCAAATCGGTGTAG
- the idsA3 gene encoding geranylfarnesyl diphosphate synthase yields the protein MTTPEAREEAVLEAVRKRREQVNEAIPEELPIQRPERLYEASRYLLDAGGKRLRPTVLLATGEALVDAEPLSEDYRAFPTIDGERTETRSADSSSGPPRDTIDLMDAAVSVEVIQSFTLIHDDIMDDDDLRRGVPAVHKEYDLGTAILAGDTLYSKAFEIMLETGADPARTVDALGILATTCTKICEGQSLDITFENRTDVTPEEYLEMVEQKTAVLYAASACLPAILLGADDETIDALYGYGLDIGRAFQIQDDVLDLTVPSEKLGKQRGSDLVENKQTLITVHARDQGVDIEGLVDTTDVDAVTEAEIDDAVARLEEAGSISYANDKARDLVDQGKARLEVLPDNEARELLCQLADYLIERGY from the coding sequence ATGACGACCCCAGAGGCACGAGAAGAGGCGGTGCTCGAGGCCGTTCGGAAGCGCCGCGAGCAGGTCAACGAGGCCATTCCAGAGGAGTTACCGATCCAACGACCCGAGCGGCTCTACGAGGCGTCGCGGTATCTGCTCGACGCCGGCGGGAAGCGACTCCGGCCGACGGTGCTGCTCGCCACGGGCGAGGCGCTCGTCGACGCCGAGCCGCTCAGCGAGGACTACCGCGCGTTCCCCACGATCGATGGGGAGCGCACGGAAACACGTTCCGCGGATAGTTCGAGCGGCCCGCCGCGAGACACGATCGACCTCATGGACGCCGCCGTCAGCGTCGAGGTCATCCAGTCGTTCACGCTGATCCACGACGACATCATGGACGACGACGACCTCCGGCGCGGCGTGCCGGCCGTCCACAAGGAGTACGACCTCGGAACGGCGATTCTCGCCGGCGACACGCTCTACTCGAAGGCGTTCGAGATCATGCTCGAGACGGGTGCGGATCCCGCCCGGACCGTCGACGCGCTCGGCATCCTCGCGACGACCTGTACGAAGATCTGCGAGGGGCAGTCGCTCGACATCACTTTCGAGAACCGAACCGATGTCACGCCCGAGGAGTACCTCGAGATGGTCGAACAGAAAACGGCCGTGCTGTACGCGGCATCGGCGTGTCTCCCCGCGATCTTGCTTGGAGCGGACGACGAGACCATCGACGCCCTCTACGGCTACGGGCTCGACATCGGCCGCGCGTTCCAGATTCAGGACGACGTCCTCGATCTGACCGTCCCGAGCGAGAAACTCGGGAAACAACGCGGTAGCGACCTCGTCGAGAACAAACAGACGCTGATCACCGTCCACGCCCGCGACCAGGGCGTCGACATCGAAGGGCTGGTCGATACGACCGATGTCGATGCGGTCACCGAGGCCGAGATCGACGACGCCGTCGCCCGGCTCGAGGAGGCCGGCTCGATCAGCTATGCCAACGACAAGGCCCGCGACCTCGTCGATCAGGGCAAGGCACGACTCGAGGTCCTGCCGGACAACGAAGCTCGCGAACTGCTCTGTCAGCTGGCGGATTACTTGATCGAACGCGGCTACTGA
- a CDS encoding ribonuclease J: MEIEIATIGGYEEVGRQMTAVRAGDDVVIFDMGLNLSQVLIHDNVETERMHSLDLIDMGAIPDDRIMSDLEGDVQAIVPTHGHLDHIGAISKLAHRYDAPVVATPFTIELVKQQIEGEQKFGVENDLVKMDAGETMSIGDSGTVELEFVNVTHSIIDAINPVLHTPEGAIVYGLDKRMDHTPVIGDPIDMKRFREIGREGNGVLCYIEDCTNANKKGRTPSENVAREHLRDVIYSMEDYDGGIVATTFSSHISRVTSLVEFAKDIGRQPVLLGRSMEKYSGTAERLDFVDFPDDLGMFGHRKSVDRTFKRIMNEGKENFLPVVTGHQGEPRAMLTRMARGETPYQLDDGDKVVFSARVIPEPTNEGQRYQAEKLLGMQGARIYDDIHVSGHLNQEGHYEMLDALQPQNIIPAHQDLKGLSGYVSLCESEGYQMGRDVHVTRNGNLIQLVD; the protein is encoded by the coding sequence ATGGAAATCGAAATTGCAACAATTGGCGGCTACGAAGAAGTCGGCCGGCAGATGACTGCCGTCCGCGCCGGTGACGACGTCGTTATCTTCGACATGGGGCTGAACCTCTCGCAGGTTCTGATCCACGACAACGTCGAAACCGAACGGATGCACAGCCTCGATCTGATCGACATGGGCGCGATTCCGGACGACCGGATCATGTCCGACCTCGAGGGCGACGTGCAGGCGATCGTTCCGACCCACGGTCACTTGGACCACATCGGTGCCATCTCGAAACTGGCTCACCGATACGACGCACCCGTCGTCGCGACGCCGTTTACGATCGAACTCGTCAAACAGCAGATCGAAGGCGAACAGAAGTTCGGCGTCGAGAACGACCTGGTCAAGATGGACGCCGGCGAAACGATGTCGATCGGCGACAGCGGTACCGTCGAACTCGAGTTCGTCAACGTCACCCACTCGATCATCGACGCGATCAACCCGGTCCTCCACACGCCCGAAGGGGCCATCGTCTACGGGCTGGACAAACGGATGGACCACACGCCCGTCATCGGCGACCCGATCGACATGAAGCGGTTCCGCGAGATCGGTCGCGAGGGCAATGGCGTGCTCTGTTACATCGAGGACTGTACCAACGCGAACAAGAAGGGGCGCACGCCCAGCGAAAACGTCGCCAGGGAACACCTCCGGGACGTTATTTACAGTATGGAAGACTACGACGGCGGCATCGTCGCGACCACGTTCTCGAGTCACATCTCGCGCGTGACGAGCCTCGTCGAGTTCGCCAAGGATATCGGCCGGCAGCCGGTCCTCCTCGGTCGCTCGATGGAGAAGTACTCGGGCACCGCAGAGCGACTCGACTTCGTCGACTTCCCGGACGACCTGGGAATGTTCGGCCACCGCAAGTCCGTCGATCGAACGTTCAAACGGATCATGAACGAGGGCAAGGAGAATTTCCTGCCAGTCGTCACCGGCCACCAGGGCGAGCCACGCGCGATGCTCACCCGGATGGCCCGCGGCGAGACGCCGTACCAACTGGACGACGGCGACAAGGTCGTTTTCTCCGCCCGCGTCATTCCGGAGCCGACCAACGAGGGCCAGCGCTACCAGGCCGAGAAACTGCTCGGCATGCAGGGCGCCCGCATCTACGACGACATCCACGTCTCCGGCCACCTCAACCAGGAGGGCCACTACGAGATGCTCGATGCGCTCCAGCCACAGAACATCATTCCCGCCCACCAGGATTTGAAGGGGCTGTCGGGCTACGTAAGCCTCTGTGAGAGCGAAGGCTACCAGATGGGTCGGGATGTTCACGTAACGCGCAACGGTAACCTCATCCAGCTTGTCGACTGA